Proteins co-encoded in one Actinobacillus succinogenes 130Z genomic window:
- a CDS encoding DUF5718 family protein encodes MTNEKFIGLGVAGNFAGHLEQAGEAADFVNVKTQEAVQPKAIFPFYIPCENLDELTRFLSVYPLSAESLSFPKDADNLQIEPEIALICDVEYSDKKVTALHPTHFAAYNDCSIRRPNARKISEKKNWGENSKGLCSTRIALDKFAAGGNIDTYHIACFHKRDGKLNEYGQDSQAVGYSYFHQKLLDWIIDRMNNQPDEGPMNDIARLLQQADYPTKAVISIGATRYTPFGESHFLQVGDTSMVIVYNGEKYNHKQIVEMAEKEQFPSDISALVQKVV; translated from the coding sequence ATGACTAATGAAAAATTTATCGGTTTGGGGGTTGCGGGTAATTTTGCCGGACATCTTGAACAGGCGGGTGAGGCGGCGGATTTTGTAAATGTTAAAACCCAAGAGGCCGTTCAGCCTAAAGCTATTTTCCCGTTTTACATTCCCTGTGAAAATTTGGACGAACTAACCCGATTTTTATCGGTATATCCTCTTTCTGCCGAAAGTTTAAGTTTCCCTAAGGATGCTGACAATCTGCAAATCGAACCGGAAATTGCGCTAATTTGTGATGTGGAATATTCCGATAAAAAAGTGACCGCACTTCATCCTACCCATTTTGCCGCCTATAACGACTGTTCGATCCGTCGTCCTAACGCCCGTAAAATTTCCGAAAAGAAAAATTGGGGTGAAAATTCAAAAGGCTTGTGTTCTACCAGAATAGCATTGGATAAATTTGCTGCCGGCGGTAACATCGATACCTATCATATTGCCTGTTTTCATAAACGTGACGGTAAATTGAACGAATACGGACAAGACAGCCAGGCTGTGGGTTACAGTTATTTTCATCAAAAATTATTGGATTGGATTATAGATCGCATGAATAACCAGCCCGATGAAGGTCCGATGAATGATATTGCCCGTTTGCTGCAACAGGCGGATTATCCGACTAAAGCGGTTATCAGTATCGGCGCTACCCGTTATACGCCGTTTGGCGAAAGCCATTTTCTACAAGTGGGCGATACCAGTATGGTTATTGTTTATAACGGCGAAAAATACA
- a CDS encoding YihD family protein, producing MKCHRLNEVLELLQPYWSKKDPEMSLMQILQSIADEAGFDKPLTELSDEVIIYQLKMRDADKLEPIPGIKKDYEDDFKTALLKARGIIK from the coding sequence ATGAAATGTCATCGTCTGAATGAAGTTTTGGAACTTTTACAGCCATATTGGTCTAAAAAAGACCCGGAAATGAGTTTAATGCAGATTTTGCAAAGTATTGCGGATGAAGCGGGATTTGACAAGCCTTTAACGGAATTGTCGGACGAGGTCATTATTTATCAGTTAAAAATGCGTGATGCGGATAAACTGGAACCGATTCCCGGTATTAAAAAAGATTATGAAGACGATTTTAAAACCGCGTTACTTAAAGCACGCGGTATTATTAAATAA
- a CDS encoding DUF413 domain-containing protein, whose amino-acid sequence MTESFSVERRFFDDKNYPRGFARHGDYTIKESQALEQYGQAFKALDLGEREPKTDEEKAFAAFCKGERQPETFFEKTWDKYRTHIGKTKRVYTLSGVVGDNLDEMSNVD is encoded by the coding sequence ATGACAGAAAGTTTTAGTGTAGAACGCCGCTTCTTCGACGATAAAAATTATCCGCGCGGTTTCGCACGTCACGGTGATTATACAATTAAAGAATCACAGGCGTTGGAGCAATACGGTCAAGCGTTTAAAGCGTTGGATCTCGGCGAACGCGAACCGAAAACCGATGAAGAAAAAGCATTCGCAGCATTCTGCAAAGGTGAACGTCAACCGGAAACTTTCTTTGAAAAAACCTGGGATAAATACCGCACCCATATAGGTAAGACAAAACGGGTTTATACCCTTTCGGGCGTTGTGGGCGACAACTTAGACGAAATGTCAAATGTAGATTAA
- the malT gene encoding HTH-type transcriptional regulator MalT, which translates to MLIPSKLICSYRLQNSVQRTRLTQLLNKSYLYPVVLVNAPAGYGKTTLLSQWIENIQNVGWYSLDEGDNKTDRFAVYFSAALYTATNETDPLSEEKRQANLLALFNQLLIKVSRFPQHLYLVIDDYHLIENDEIHEALKYWIKHQPSNMTLILISRSVPPLGIASLRVQEQLLEIDMNQLMFDHSECIEFFQTRLGSQLKQQDMIALCNEVEGWPTALQLISLFAKNKSRTLQVPLQDIAKRLAVSNNYHINEYLADEVLNKVDNNTRLFILRCSVLHSMNEYLVRAVTGEKNSCNKLESLEKQGLFLQQMANSKWQSIDDNWWKFHPLFASFLNFHCHHELRDELPELHRRAANAWVKLGYVTEALYHAMQLSDTTLLLNLLAEHGWSLFHQGELKQLEESLNRLAYSHLSKYTNLVLLKAWLVQSQHRHTEVSGILAEFSQTLTENKIELSKTAQAEFNVLRAQVAINSGDENTALQLASDALKDLSENAYYAHIVATSIIGEAHHCHANLPQALAMLQKAERMARQHHTYHNILWSLLQQSEILLAQGFSQAAYEMLDKAHEFVKENHLQKVPMYEFLLRLKGKILWEWYNLDKAESMATAGMQVLQKNEDKLQCLTLLTKISLVRGHLDNTARLLHETEQLEGTHTYHHDWIANADQIHIFYWQMTNDVESVRNWLIQNPAPVSDKNHFTQIQWRNIARARILLGQYEQAKDILDKLIETAEAFSLISDLNRALIVRNRLYHLQGMKESAQQDLIAALKLTRQTNFISAFVIEGDVMAQQIRNLLQLNVLDELVLHKAQFILRNINQFYRHKFAHFDEDFVNRLLNNPKVPELLKISPLTQREWQVLGLIYSGYSNEQISDELQVAATTIKTHIRNLYQKIGVTNRNEAISYTKELLILMGYN; encoded by the coding sequence ATGCTGATACCATCTAAACTTATCTGTTCCTACCGCTTACAAAACAGTGTGCAACGTACGCGTTTAACGCAACTGTTAAATAAATCTTATCTCTATCCTGTCGTATTAGTGAATGCTCCCGCCGGTTACGGAAAAACGACCCTGCTTTCCCAATGGATTGAAAATATACAGAATGTCGGCTGGTATTCTTTAGACGAGGGAGACAATAAGACGGATCGCTTTGCCGTTTATTTTAGTGCCGCGCTTTACACGGCGACTAACGAAACGGACCCGCTGTCGGAAGAAAAACGGCAAGCGAATTTGTTAGCTTTGTTCAACCAATTATTAATTAAGGTTTCCCGTTTCCCGCAACATCTGTACCTAGTTATCGACGACTATCATTTAATAGAAAACGATGAAATCCATGAAGCTTTAAAATACTGGATTAAACATCAACCGTCCAACATGACGCTGATATTGATATCCCGTTCGGTTCCGCCGTTAGGTATCGCTAGTCTGCGCGTACAGGAACAGTTATTGGAAATAGATATGAATCAGCTTATGTTTGATCATTCGGAATGCATTGAATTTTTCCAAACCAGACTAGGCTCACAACTTAAACAACAGGATATGATAGCACTATGTAATGAAGTGGAAGGATGGCCGACCGCATTGCAGTTGATTAGCCTTTTTGCTAAAAACAAATCCCGTACATTACAGGTACCGTTACAGGATATCGCCAAACGGCTTGCCGTCTCCAACAACTATCATATTAACGAATATCTGGCCGACGAAGTACTGAATAAAGTAGACAATAACACGCGCTTATTTATTTTGCGCTGTTCCGTACTGCATTCAATGAACGAATATTTAGTACGAGCGGTAACAGGAGAAAAAAACAGCTGTAATAAATTGGAATCATTAGAAAAACAGGGATTATTTTTACAACAAATGGCTAATAGCAAATGGCAATCCATAGATGATAACTGGTGGAAATTCCATCCGCTGTTTGCTTCATTTCTGAATTTTCATTGTCACCACGAGCTGCGTGACGAATTGCCGGAACTACATCGACGTGCCGCCAACGCTTGGGTAAAACTAGGATATGTTACCGAAGCGTTATATCATGCCATGCAATTATCCGATACCACCTTGTTGCTCAATCTGTTAGCAGAACACGGTTGGAGCTTATTTCATCAAGGAGAGCTCAAACAGTTGGAAGAGAGTCTGAACAGGCTGGCTTATAGCCATTTAAGCAAATATACCAATTTAGTATTATTAAAAGCCTGGTTGGTGCAAAGTCAGCACCGCCATACAGAAGTTAGCGGCATTTTGGCGGAATTTTCTCAGACCTTAACGGAAAACAAAATAGAATTAAGCAAAACGGCACAGGCGGAATTTAACGTATTGCGTGCACAGGTAGCCATTAATTCAGGCGATGAAAATACAGCGCTCCAATTAGCTTCCGACGCTTTAAAAGACCTATCGGAAAACGCCTATTATGCTCATATCGTCGCCACCTCCATCATTGGTGAGGCTCACCATTGTCACGCTAATCTGCCTCAAGCGCTCGCTATGCTGCAAAAAGCCGAACGAATGGCACGGCAACATCATACTTATCACAACATTCTTTGGTCCCTTTTACAGCAGTCCGAAATTTTATTGGCACAGGGTTTTTCGCAAGCCGCTTACGAAATGCTGGATAAAGCCCATGAATTCGTAAAAGAAAATCATCTGCAGAAAGTACCTATGTATGAATTTCTCTTGCGTTTGAAAGGTAAAATTCTGTGGGAATGGTACAATCTCGATAAAGCGGAATCCATGGCTACCGCCGGCATGCAGGTATTACAGAAAAATGAAGATAAATTACAATGTCTGACTCTGTTGACAAAAATTTCATTGGTTAGAGGCCATTTAGACAACACCGCTCGCCTATTACACGAAACGGAACAGCTGGAAGGTACCCATACGTATCACCACGACTGGATAGCCAACGCCGATCAGATCCATATATTTTATTGGCAAATGACCAACGATGTCGAATCCGTTCGCAATTGGTTGATCCAAAATCCCGCGCCCGTTTCGGATAAAAACCATTTTACCCAAATACAGTGGCGTAATATTGCGCGGGCTCGTATTTTACTCGGCCAATACGAACAGGCGAAAGATATTTTAGACAAGTTAATCGAAACGGCAGAAGCTTTTTCTCTGATTAGCGATTTAAACCGCGCCCTGATCGTACGTAACCGCCTTTATCATCTACAAGGAATGAAAGAATCGGCGCAACAGGATTTAATCGCCGCCTTGAAACTGACGAGACAAACCAATTTTATCAGTGCTTTTGTGATTGAAGGCGACGTAATGGCGCAACAAATTCGTAATTTATTGCAATTAAATGTGCTGGACGAACTGGTTTTACACAAAGCGCAGTTTATTTTACGTAATATTAACCAATTCTACCGGCATAAATTCGCTCATTTTGACGAAGATTTCGTCAATCGTTTATTGAACAATCCGAAAGTTCCCGAGCTTTTAAAAATCAGCCCTCTGACTCAACGGGAATGGCAGGTATTGGGGTTGATTTATTCCGGTTACAGCAATGAGCAAATCTCCGACGAATTGCAAGTGGCCGCCACCACCATAAAAACCCACATTCGCAATCTTTATCAAAAAATCGGCGTAACCAACCGCAACGAAGC
- the glgP gene encoding glycogen/starch/alpha-glucan family phosphorylase, protein MMFQSIVEKYCRYFDVANPKQFTLQQWYRIVAEGTLGLAYSQPAAKPEDSRHVNYLSMEFLVGRLTGNNLMNLGYYEQIRDYLKQYQVELVDVLEQERDPALGNGGLGRLAACFLDSMAALGQKATGYGLHYQYGLFKQSFAGGMQKETPDIWERDSYPWHRFNPSKTRIVCFGGKIKHIQGDNYEWSPKLRIQGKAFDLPVVGYRNNLIQPLRLWQADSDQSFNFDAFNEGKFLNADKTIVNAAALTQVLYPNDNHKAGQKLRLMQQYFHCACSVADILDRHFAEGYQLADFAKRQVIQLNDTHPTLAIPELMRLLLDDYHLTWDQAWDICTNTFAYTNHTLLPEALEQWDQRLFKRLLPRHYKIVEKINDIFHQKVRSEFGENSQVWEKLAILFDYRVRMANLCVVTCFRVNGVAQIHSDLLVTDLFPEYHKLFPGKFCNVTNGITPRRWIRRANPQLSDLLDRTLKQDWSKELELLAGVEKYVDDAGFREEYQRIKHHNKIVLADEINRTLDLKVNPDAIFDVQIKRFHEYKRQHLNLLNIIADYQSLKANPNQDYTPRVFVFAGKAAPGYYLAKNIIHAINNVADIINNDKQVNDRLQVAFLPDYRVSLAEKIIPAADVSEQISMAGKEASGTGNMKLALNGALTLGTLDGANVEIAEMVGEENIFIFGHTVDSVRELLAKGYRPKDYYKKDGVLKNAVDFLARGKASKGDREIFRLMLDSLLERDPFLVFADFYSYRCAQQKISNAYLNRDVWLRSAILNTARLGAFSSDRSIRDYQQRIWLNK, encoded by the coding sequence ATGATGTTTCAGTCTATTGTAGAAAAATACTGCCGTTATTTCGATGTCGCGAATCCCAAACAATTCACCTTACAACAGTGGTATCGAATTGTTGCCGAAGGAACACTCGGATTAGCTTACAGTCAACCTGCCGCCAAGCCCGAGGATTCCCGTCATGTTAATTACCTGTCGATGGAATTTTTAGTCGGTCGTTTAACGGGCAATAACCTGATGAATTTGGGATATTACGAACAAATTCGTGACTATCTTAAACAATATCAGGTGGAATTAGTAGATGTTTTGGAACAAGAACGCGATCCTGCGCTCGGAAACGGCGGTTTGGGACGTCTTGCCGCTTGTTTTTTAGATTCTATGGCAGCGTTGGGGCAAAAAGCTACGGGTTACGGACTACATTACCAATACGGTTTGTTTAAGCAAAGTTTTGCAGGCGGGATGCAAAAAGAAACGCCGGATATTTGGGAGCGCGATAGCTATCCTTGGCATCGTTTCAATCCGTCTAAAACCCGAATCGTTTGTTTCGGGGGTAAAATCAAACACATTCAAGGAGATAATTACGAATGGTCGCCAAAACTGAGAATTCAGGGCAAGGCCTTTGATTTACCGGTTGTAGGTTACCGAAATAATCTGATTCAGCCTTTACGTTTGTGGCAGGCGGACAGCGATCAGTCTTTTAATTTTGATGCTTTCAATGAGGGAAAATTCCTCAACGCCGATAAAACTATCGTTAATGCCGCTGCGCTGACTCAGGTACTTTACCCGAACGACAATCATAAAGCCGGCCAGAAATTACGCTTGATGCAACAATATTTTCATTGTGCTTGTTCCGTTGCCGATATTTTAGATCGTCATTTTGCCGAAGGCTATCAATTGGCAGATTTTGCCAAACGTCAGGTTATTCAGCTTAACGACACGCATCCGACGCTGGCTATTCCGGAGTTAATGCGTCTGTTATTGGATGATTATCACCTCACCTGGGATCAGGCCTGGGATATTTGCACCAACACCTTTGCCTATACTAATCATACATTATTACCGGAGGCCCTTGAACAATGGGATCAACGGTTATTTAAACGACTGTTGCCGCGCCATTATAAAATTGTGGAAAAAATTAATGATATTTTCCATCAAAAAGTGCGGTCGGAATTCGGTGAGAATTCTCAAGTATGGGAAAAACTTGCGATTCTTTTCGATTACCGTGTACGTATGGCTAACCTTTGCGTGGTAACCTGCTTCCGGGTAAACGGTGTGGCGCAGATTCACTCGGATTTATTGGTTACGGATTTATTTCCCGAATATCACAAATTATTTCCGGGTAAATTCTGCAACGTAACAAACGGTATTACGCCCCGCCGATGGATTCGCCGGGCAAATCCGCAATTAAGCGATTTATTGGATCGTACTTTAAAACAGGATTGGAGCAAAGAGCTGGAATTGCTGGCGGGAGTAGAAAAATACGTGGACGATGCCGGTTTCCGCGAAGAATATCAACGTATTAAACATCATAACAAAATTGTGCTCGCCGATGAAATCAACCGTACTTTAGATTTAAAGGTGAATCCTGACGCTATTTTTGACGTGCAAATCAAACGTTTCCACGAATATAAACGTCAACATTTAAACTTGCTGAACATTATCGCCGATTATCAATCCTTAAAGGCCAATCCTAATCAGGATTATACGCCACGTGTATTCGTGTTCGCCGGTAAAGCGGCACCGGGGTATTATCTGGCGAAAAATATTATCCACGCCATTAATAATGTGGCGGATATTATCAATAACGACAAACAAGTCAATGATCGCCTGCAAGTAGCGTTTTTACCGGATTACCGCGTAAGTCTGGCGGAAAAAATTATTCCTGCCGCCGACGTATCGGAACAAATTTCCATGGCGGGGAAAGAAGCGTCCGGTACGGGCAATATGAAACTTGCGCTTAACGGCGCATTGACCTTAGGTACCTTAGACGGTGCAAATGTGGAAATCGCCGAAATGGTGGGTGAAGAAAACATCTTTATTTTCGGTCATACGGTAGACAGTGTGCGGGAATTGTTAGCCAAGGGCTACCGGCCGAAAGATTATTACAAAAAAGACGGCGTATTGAAAAATGCGGTGGATTTTTTAGCGCGGGGTAAAGCGTCCAAAGGTGACAGAGAGATTTTCAGATTGATGCTGGACAGTCTTCTTGAACGGGATCCGTTTTTGGTATTTGCCGATTTTTACAGCTACCGTTGTGCGCAGCAAAAAATCAGCAACGCATATTTAAATCGGGATGTCTGGTTACGCAGTGCGATTTTAAATACCGCCCGTTTGGGCGCTTTCAGCTCAGATCGCTCCATTCGCGATTATCAACAACGTATCTGGTTGAATAAATAA
- the dsbA gene encoding thiol:disulfide interchange protein DsbA, whose product MKKTLFALISAVAVVMSLNVQAAELKEGEQYVTVAQNPSAQPEVIEFFSFYCQHCYSFEMQYKIPEKVKAELPQGTIFKQYHVDFLGHQSENLTRAWALAMALGVESKVKQSLFESAQANALRSMDDIRQKFIDNGITAEQFDGGINSFAVNALVKKQQNLAEQFKVQGVPDFYVNGKYRVNPEGLSHDDFVGDYIKTTIELLKK is encoded by the coding sequence ATGAAAAAAACGCTTTTTGCCTTAATTTCGGCGGTGGCAGTTGTTATGTCATTGAATGTGCAGGCTGCCGAATTAAAAGAAGGTGAACAATATGTTACGGTAGCACAAAATCCTTCGGCCCAACCGGAAGTGATTGAGTTTTTTTCGTTCTATTGCCAACATTGTTACAGCTTTGAAATGCAATACAAAATTCCTGAAAAAGTGAAAGCAGAATTGCCACAAGGCACAATATTTAAACAATATCACGTAGATTTTTTGGGCCATCAATCTGAGAATTTAACCCGCGCTTGGGCATTAGCGATGGCATTGGGCGTGGAAAGCAAAGTGAAACAGTCGTTATTCGAAAGTGCACAAGCAAATGCTTTGCGTTCAATGGACGATATTCGCCAAAAATTTATCGATAACGGGATTACGGCCGAACAGTTTGACGGCGGTATCAACAGTTTTGCCGTCAACGCGTTAGTGAAAAAGCAACAAAATCTGGCAGAGCAATTTAAAGTACAGGGCGTACCGGATTTCTACGTCAACGGTAAATATCGCGTGAATCCCGAAGGTTTGTCACACGATGATTTTGTCGGTGATTACATCAAAACAACAATCGAATTATTGAAAAAATAA
- a CDS encoding aldo/keto reductase, with protein sequence MQHIQLAPDLTFSRLIQGFWRLKSWQKSPQELLTFIKQGLEFGIDTFDHAACYGSFTAEAELGRALALDKSLRSQLTLVTKCGILYPNDELSQIKSHHYDNSYRHIIWSAQRSIEKLQCEYLDVLLIHRLSPCADPEQIARAFNELHQSGKVRYFGVSNYTPAKFSMLQSYVNQPLITNQIEISPLHRQAFDDGTLDFLLEKRVKPMAWSPLAGGRLFNHDENLRIIQKTLLEIGETKSETRLDTLVYAWLLAHPAKIMPIIGSGKTERVKNAADALKISFTEEEWIKVYVAAQGHDIP encoded by the coding sequence ATGCAACACATTCAACTGGCTCCCGATTTAACATTCAGCAGATTAATCCAAGGATTCTGGCGGTTAAAAAGCTGGCAGAAATCACCGCAGGAATTACTCACTTTTATCAAGCAAGGACTGGAATTCGGCATTGATACCTTCGATCACGCCGCTTGCTACGGTAGTTTTACGGCAGAAGCCGAATTAGGCCGGGCTTTGGCACTGGACAAATCTTTGCGTTCTCAACTGACTTTAGTCACCAAATGCGGTATTTTGTACCCGAATGACGAACTTTCACAGATTAAATCCCATCATTATGATAACAGCTATCGGCATATTATATGGTCGGCGCAACGTTCCATTGAAAAGCTGCAATGCGAATATTTGGATGTGTTACTGATTCACCGTCTTTCCCCCTGTGCCGATCCCGAACAAATCGCCCGCGCTTTTAATGAACTTCATCAATCCGGCAAAGTACGTTATTTTGGCGTATCAAACTATACTCCGGCTAAATTTTCCATGTTACAGTCTTATGTGAATCAACCGTTAATCACGAATCAAATCGAGATTTCCCCTCTTCACCGTCAGGCTTTTGATGACGGTACTTTGGATTTTTTACTGGAAAAAAGGGTGAAACCTATGGCATGGTCACCTCTCGCCGGCGGTCGTTTGTTCAATCATGATGAAAACCTCCGGATAATACAAAAAACATTACTTGAAATTGGGGAAACAAAAAGCGAAACCCGTTTAGATACCTTGGTTTATGCCTGGTTATTAGCTCATCCGGCGAAGATTATGCCGATTATCGGTTCCGGAAAAACAGAACGAGTGAAAAACGCGGCGGATGCTCTGAAAATATCTTTCACCGAAGAGGAGTGGATTAAGGTTTATGTGGCCGCGCAAGGGCATGATATTCCGTAA
- the malQ gene encoding 4-alpha-glucanotransferase, which produces MTITTKQFRRAGIMPYFFDERGVKKWAPYNIKKALFRSFEGNIQASCVPIPAVKILYQNRPHFLPINSADKKRPLKGRWQLQLENTQSVISGSVTARGINLPRDLPLGYHQLQLQSGGKVFDCTIIVAPQVCYQPQALREHKKLWGTFLQLYTLKSEQNWGIGDFGDLKKFLQNLAPFQADFLGLNPIHSLFPANPYSASPYSPSSRQWLNIAYIDVNQLAEFRQSEEAQAWFHSAEVQQKLTELRRAEWLDYGKIIPLKLEGLRFAFRKFKQNPTALSVRQFTQFVRRGGESLQVQATFDALHQHLAARFDNQWGWDFWAKEYQDYHSSAVQRFRIEHQAEIEFYAWLQFIADQQLAECDTVCRQLNMRIGMYRDLAVGVTGSGAETWNDKRLYCLNASVGAPPDVLGPQGQNWGLTPMNPHVLKQQAYRPFIALVRANMKYCGALRIDHIMSLLRLWWIPKGDSAANGAYVSYPVDDLIAILALESQRHQCLIIGEDLGTVPKEIIGKLKNAGILSYKIFYFEFDEQGQSRDLRTYPYQAMTTLSTHDLPTVSGYWRGYDFELGEKFGVYPNPKILDILQRERVRAKTRILQRLAQHYVPVDTEINAELGSPVNNKFIHRLQTYVAHVSSGLFGFQPEDWLGMSEPVNIPGTSTQYANWRRRLTANITDIFADTDIRKLLKEVNAIRKE; this is translated from the coding sequence ATGACTATAACAACCAAACAATTCCGCCGAGCGGGTATCATGCCTTATTTCTTCGATGAGCGGGGCGTAAAAAAATGGGCGCCGTATAATATTAAAAAAGCGCTTTTCAGATCTTTTGAAGGGAATATTCAGGCCTCTTGTGTCCCTATTCCGGCGGTAAAAATCCTTTATCAAAATCGACCGCACTTTTTGCCGATTAATTCGGCGGATAAAAAACGTCCGTTGAAAGGCCGTTGGCAACTGCAATTAGAAAATACTCAATCGGTGATTTCCGGATCTGTTACGGCGCGCGGAATTAACTTGCCGAGAGATTTGCCGCTAGGTTATCACCAATTGCAATTGCAAAGCGGCGGTAAAGTTTTCGACTGTACGATTATTGTTGCTCCGCAGGTTTGTTATCAACCGCAGGCATTGCGCGAGCACAAGAAGTTATGGGGAACCTTTTTACAGCTTTACACCCTAAAATCCGAGCAAAACTGGGGAATCGGCGATTTTGGCGATCTTAAGAAATTCCTGCAAAATCTTGCACCTTTTCAGGCGGATTTTTTAGGTTTAAACCCGATACATTCTCTTTTTCCCGCTAATCCTTATTCGGCAAGCCCTTACAGCCCGTCTTCCCGTCAATGGCTGAATATTGCCTATATCGATGTTAATCAGTTAGCCGAATTCCGACAAAGCGAAGAAGCGCAGGCTTGGTTTCATTCCGCCGAAGTACAGCAAAAGCTTACGGAATTGCGTCGGGCGGAGTGGTTGGATTACGGCAAAATTATTCCGCTAAAACTGGAAGGGTTACGTTTTGCTTTCAGAAAATTTAAGCAAAATCCGACCGCACTTTCTGTCCGGCAATTTACACAATTTGTACGACGGGGCGGTGAAAGTCTGCAGGTGCAGGCGACTTTTGACGCCCTTCATCAGCATTTGGCGGCGCGGTTTGATAATCAGTGGGGGTGGGATTTTTGGGCGAAAGAATATCAGGATTACCATTCTTCGGCGGTACAACGATTTCGAATCGAACATCAGGCGGAGATCGAATTCTATGCGTGGCTGCAATTTATCGCCGATCAGCAATTGGCGGAATGTGATACGGTTTGCCGGCAGCTGAATATGCGTATCGGTATGTATCGCGATTTAGCGGTCGGTGTGACGGGAAGCGGTGCGGAAACCTGGAACGATAAACGACTTTATTGTTTAAATGCTTCTGTCGGTGCGCCGCCGGATGTGTTAGGTCCGCAAGGACAAAACTGGGGCTTGACGCCGATGAATCCGCACGTGTTAAAACAACAGGCCTATCGTCCGTTTATAGCTCTTGTGCGCGCCAATATGAAATATTGCGGCGCATTACGTATCGACCATATTATGTCGTTGTTGCGGTTATGGTGGATACCAAAGGGTGACAGCGCGGCGAACGGCGCTTACGTCAGTTATCCGGTGGATGATTTAATTGCTATTCTCGCTCTTGAAAGCCAACGTCATCAATGTTTAATTATCGGTGAGGATTTAGGCACCGTGCCGAAAGAAATCATCGGTAAATTAAAAAATGCCGGGATTTTATCTTACAAGATTTTCTATTTTGAATTTGACGAACAAGGGCAAAGCCGGGATTTACGGACTTATCCTTATCAAGCCATGACTACGTTAAGTACACATGATTTACCCACTGTCAGCGGCTATTGGCGCGGTTATGATTTTGAACTGGGAGAAAAATTCGGTGTGTATCCTAATCCGAAAATTCTGGATATTTTACAGCGGGAGCGTGTTCGGGCTAAAACGCGAATTTTACAGCGATTAGCGCAACATTATGTACCGGTAGATACGGAAATTAATGCGGAATTAGGTTCGCCGGTGAATAATAAATTTATTCACCGGCTGCAGACCTACGTGGCTCATGTGAGTAGCGGTTTATTCGGTTTTCAACCGGAGGACTGGCTTGGTATGAGCGAACCGGTTAATATTCCGGGAACCAGCACTCAATACGCTAATTGGCGTCGCCGTTTAACTGCAAATATAACCGATATTTTTGCCGATACGGATATTCGGAAGCTATTAAAAGAGGTAAATGCTATTCGTAAGGAATAG
- the mobA gene encoding molybdenum cofactor guanylyltransferase MobA: MITISAVILAGGLARRMNGADKGLQKFHGKPLIQHVIERLQPQISTILINANRNLTDYKKFGLPIFSDELADYQGPLSGMLTGLKKAQTDYVLFVPCDCPFLPLNLVEKLKSAVEKSDVFAAYATDGERAHPTFCLISRQLLTALSEYLVRGERRMLHFLNNRRAVAVDFSQQKSAFRNFNTLEELQSP, encoded by the coding sequence ATGATAACGATAAGTGCGGTGATTTTAGCGGGCGGTTTGGCAAGACGCATGAACGGCGCGGACAAAGGCTTACAAAAATTTCATGGAAAACCGCTGATTCAGCATGTAATCGAACGCTTACAACCTCAGATTTCCACTATTCTTATCAATGCCAACCGCAATTTAACGGATTATAAGAAATTCGGTTTGCCGATTTTCAGTGACGAACTTGCAGATTATCAAGGACCGTTGAGCGGTATGCTCACAGGATTAAAAAAAGCTCAAACGGATTACGTATTGTTCGTACCTTGCGATTGCCCGTTTTTACCATTAAATTTAGTGGAAAAATTAAAAAGTGCGGTGGAAAAATCCGATGTTTTTGCCGCTTATGCGACTGACGGCGAACGCGCTCACCCCACTTTTTGTTTAATTTCCCGTCAATTATTGACCGCCCTTTCCGAATATCTCGTCCGGGGCGAACGGCGTATGCTGCATTTTCTAAACAACCGACGTGCCGTTGCGGTGGATTTTTCCCAACAAAAATCCGCTTTTCGCAACTTTAACACTTTGGAAGAGCTACAATCCCCTTAA